In Streptomyces sp. NBC_00569, a single genomic region encodes these proteins:
- a CDS encoding LysE family translocator produces the protein MVSTDRYLAFAAMSLLVIVIPGPSVLFVIGRALAHGRRTAVATALGNVIGSYVLVVAVALGIGSLVERSAGVFMAVKLAGAAYLVLLGVQAFRHRKEMRAEDIRGPQGPPRGDLRTVADGALVGVTNPKGIVFFAAVLPQFVDHSAGQVPAQMLLLGLMPISIGLVTDTLWGLTASAARTWFARSDRRLSLIGGTGGFAMIGLGVTVAATGRAD, from the coding sequence ATGGTGTCCACAGACCGGTATCTCGCCTTCGCGGCGATGTCGCTCCTCGTGATCGTGATCCCTGGGCCGAGCGTGCTGTTCGTGATCGGGCGCGCGCTCGCGCACGGCCGGCGGACGGCGGTCGCGACGGCGCTCGGCAATGTCATCGGCTCGTACGTGCTCGTGGTGGCCGTGGCACTCGGGATCGGTTCCCTGGTGGAGCGCTCGGCCGGGGTGTTCATGGCCGTGAAGCTGGCGGGAGCCGCGTATCTGGTCCTCCTCGGCGTGCAGGCTTTCCGGCACCGCAAAGAGATGCGGGCCGAGGACATCCGGGGGCCGCAGGGCCCGCCGCGCGGAGATCTGCGAACGGTGGCGGACGGCGCGCTCGTCGGGGTCACCAACCCCAAGGGCATCGTCTTCTTCGCGGCGGTCCTGCCGCAGTTCGTGGACCACTCGGCCGGTCAAGTGCCGGCACAGATGCTCCTGTTGGGACTGATGCCTATCTCGATCGGCCTGGTCACGGACACGCTGTGGGGCCTGACGGCGTCCGCCGCGCGTACGTGGTTCGCCCGGTCCGACCGGCGCCTGTCACTGATCGGCGGCACGGGAGGCTTCGCGATGATCGGCCTGGGCGTGACGGTCGCGGCGACGGGCCGCGCCGACTGA
- a CDS encoding helix-turn-helix transcriptional regulator → MSADGADAVEMRAALVRLRRGTGLPVAFGGLMAGGAGSVRIGELSGAVTGALRGLAIATGNGLGGKALALSRPCAVTDYPVSRHISHEYDAAVAAEGLLSVLAVPVVVRRRVRGVLYGALRTAQPLGDRTLGEAVAAARDVEQALVVRDEARALLAAVAGAGAAGPVAGGMAGAVAGAGGPAAGSGAVAAVGSAAWEEVREAHGALRALAPRVVDPALREELLAVCGRLASATAPPRVRDVGLTPREVDVLACVATGATNAVTAERLGLRSETVKGYLRSAMRKLGAHTRLEAVVAARRAGLLP, encoded by the coding sequence GTGAGCGCAGACGGGGCCGACGCGGTGGAGATGCGTGCCGCTCTGGTGCGGCTGCGGCGGGGCACCGGACTGCCCGTCGCGTTCGGCGGACTCATGGCGGGCGGCGCCGGCTCGGTGCGCATCGGTGAGCTGAGCGGCGCGGTGACGGGCGCGCTCCGCGGTCTCGCCATCGCGACGGGCAACGGCCTGGGCGGCAAGGCGCTCGCCCTGTCCCGGCCGTGCGCCGTCACGGACTACCCGGTGTCGCGGCACATCAGCCATGAGTACGACGCGGCGGTCGCGGCCGAGGGCCTGCTCTCGGTCCTCGCGGTCCCCGTCGTCGTACGCCGCCGGGTCCGGGGCGTCCTCTACGGCGCCCTGCGCACCGCCCAACCACTGGGCGACCGCACGCTGGGCGAGGCGGTCGCCGCCGCGCGCGACGTGGAACAGGCACTGGTGGTACGGGACGAGGCGCGCGCGCTGCTGGCGGCGGTGGCGGGAGCGGGAGCCGCCGGCCCGGTGGCCGGCGGGATGGCCGGGGCGGTGGCCGGTGCGGGTGGTCCGGCGGCCGGTTCGGGGGCCGTTGCGGCGGTCGGCTCGGCGGCGTGGGAGGAGGTGCGGGAGGCGCACGGTGCGCTGCGGGCGCTCGCGCCTCGCGTCGTGGATCCGGCACTGCGCGAGGAACTCCTCGCGGTGTGCGGGCGGCTCGCCTCGGCGACGGCTCCGCCACGGGTACGCGACGTGGGCCTCACCCCACGCGAGGTGGACGTCCTCGCGTGCGTGGCCACGGGCGCGACGAACGCGGTCACGGCCGAGCGGCTCGGCCTGCGGTCCGAGACGGTCAAGGGCTATCTGCGGTCGGCGATGCGGAAACTGGGCGCGCACACGCGCCTGGAGGCCGTGGTGGCGGCGCGGAGGGCAGGGCTGCTGCCTTAG
- a CDS encoding molybdopterin-dependent oxidoreductase: MSFDIEVNAQHFDTEPRAGQCLRTYLRERGWFGVKKGCDAGDCGACTVHVDGEPVHSCLYPAVRAQGRSVTTVEGLASPEGELHPVQQKFLGAQGFQCGFCTAGFLMTTAALEAEQGTEHDDGKLSDLPRAFKGNICRCTGYRAIEDSVRGVRHTERPCAGKAVGKSLGAPAGPQVVTGTARYTFDVEVPGLLHMKLLRSPHPHARIVSIDTADALRVPGVHAVLTHEDAPGTLYSSARHEHPTEDPDDTRVLDDTVRYVGQRVAAVVADSEQAAEEGCRRVEVVYEQLPHVTDPEKAMAPGAPVIHEGKGPEARISRVENNVAGEVHGEIGSVADGFADADVFYEETFRTQRVQHASLETHGCVAYFEPKEDGTGERLTVRSSTQTPFLTRRALCALYGLPEDEVRVVAGRVGGGFGGKQEMLTEDIVTLAALKLRRPVKLEYTRAEQFYGATTRHPFTIGIKVGARADGTLTAIQMRVVSNTGAYGNHGPAVMFHSVGESFAVYRAPHKKVDAFSVYTNVVPAGAFRGYGLGQVTFAVESVMDELARRLGMDPLVFREKNIIGPGEHMLSPIGEEEDLHIASYGLDQCLGVVRKAIAEDTSAEQAPEGWLVGQGTAMAMIATGPPGGHYADARVSLLADGTYDIAVGTAEFGNGTTTVHKQITAGALNTTEDRLTVRQSDTDVVRHDTGAFGSAGTVVAGKAVLLAAGSLAERLRTFAARHTGVARHLCVLGAEAVDCAGRVVTLKELYEAAEAKGATDEVAADGHWGGSPRSVAFNAQWFRLAVDPDTGEIRILRSVHAADAGKVMNPMQCRGQVEGGVAQALGATLFETVRVDDRGEVTTAAFRRYRLPQYADVPRTEVHFMETTDAIGPLGAKSMSESPFNPVAPAFANALRDATGIRFTEMPVTRDRVWLALDRHNSVPGA, translated from the coding sequence ATGAGCTTCGACATCGAGGTCAACGCCCAGCACTTCGACACCGAGCCACGGGCGGGCCAGTGTCTGCGTACGTATCTGCGCGAGCGCGGCTGGTTCGGGGTGAAGAAGGGCTGTGACGCGGGCGACTGCGGCGCCTGCACGGTCCACGTGGACGGGGAGCCGGTGCACAGCTGCCTGTATCCGGCCGTACGGGCGCAGGGCCGCTCCGTGACGACCGTCGAGGGCCTCGCGTCCCCGGAGGGTGAACTCCACCCCGTCCAGCAGAAGTTCCTCGGCGCCCAGGGGTTCCAGTGCGGCTTCTGCACCGCCGGATTCCTGATGACGACGGCCGCCCTCGAAGCCGAGCAGGGCACCGAACACGACGACGGCAAGCTGTCGGACCTGCCCCGCGCGTTCAAGGGCAACATCTGCCGGTGCACCGGATACCGCGCCATCGAGGACTCCGTGCGGGGCGTGCGGCACACCGAACGCCCCTGTGCGGGCAAGGCGGTCGGCAAGAGCCTCGGCGCGCCCGCGGGCCCCCAGGTCGTGACCGGCACCGCTCGCTACACCTTCGACGTCGAGGTGCCCGGCCTCCTCCACATGAAGCTGCTGCGCTCCCCGCACCCGCACGCCCGCATCGTCTCCATCGACACGGCGGACGCGCTGCGCGTGCCCGGCGTGCACGCCGTCCTCACCCACGAGGACGCCCCCGGGACCCTGTACTCCTCGGCCCGTCACGAGCACCCCACCGAGGACCCCGACGACACCCGCGTCCTCGACGACACCGTCCGCTACGTCGGCCAGCGCGTCGCCGCCGTGGTCGCCGACAGCGAACAGGCCGCCGAGGAAGGCTGCCGACGGGTGGAAGTCGTCTACGAGCAACTCCCTCACGTCACCGACCCCGAGAAGGCGATGGCCCCCGGCGCCCCCGTCATCCACGAGGGCAAGGGCCCCGAGGCGCGGATCTCCCGCGTGGAGAACAACGTCGCCGGCGAAGTGCACGGTGAGATCGGCTCCGTCGCGGACGGCTTCGCCGACGCCGACGTCTTCTACGAAGAGACCTTCCGCACGCAGCGCGTCCAGCACGCCAGCCTGGAGACCCACGGCTGCGTCGCCTACTTCGAGCCCAAGGAGGACGGCACCGGTGAACGCCTCACCGTCCGCTCCTCCACCCAGACCCCGTTCCTGACGCGCCGCGCCCTGTGCGCCCTGTACGGGCTGCCCGAGGACGAGGTGCGCGTCGTCGCCGGGCGCGTGGGCGGCGGCTTCGGCGGCAAGCAGGAGATGCTGACCGAGGACATCGTCACGCTGGCGGCGCTGAAACTGCGGCGGCCGGTGAAGCTGGAGTACACCCGCGCGGAGCAGTTCTACGGAGCGACCACCCGCCACCCCTTCACCATCGGCATCAAGGTCGGCGCCCGCGCCGACGGCACGTTGACCGCGATCCAGATGCGCGTCGTCTCCAACACCGGCGCCTACGGCAACCACGGCCCCGCCGTCATGTTCCACAGCGTCGGCGAGTCGTTCGCCGTCTACCGCGCCCCGCACAAGAAGGTCGACGCGTTCTCCGTCTACACGAACGTCGTCCCGGCGGGCGCCTTCCGCGGATACGGCCTCGGCCAGGTCACCTTCGCCGTCGAATCGGTCATGGACGAGCTGGCCCGCCGTCTCGGCATGGATCCGCTGGTCTTCCGGGAGAAGAACATCATCGGCCCCGGCGAGCACATGCTCAGCCCGATCGGCGAGGAGGAGGATCTCCACATCGCCTCGTACGGCCTCGACCAGTGCCTGGGGGTCGTGCGCAAGGCGATCGCCGAGGACACCAGCGCCGAGCAGGCCCCCGAGGGCTGGCTGGTCGGGCAGGGCACGGCCATGGCGATGATCGCGACCGGCCCGCCCGGCGGGCATTACGCCGACGCCCGCGTGTCCCTCCTGGCCGACGGGACGTACGACATCGCCGTCGGCACGGCCGAGTTCGGCAACGGCACCACCACCGTCCACAAGCAGATCACCGCCGGCGCGCTGAACACCACCGAGGACCGTCTCACGGTCCGGCAGTCCGACACCGACGTCGTCCGCCACGACACCGGCGCCTTCGGCTCCGCCGGCACGGTGGTGGCCGGCAAGGCCGTCCTTCTCGCCGCCGGGTCGCTCGCCGAACGGCTGCGGACCTTCGCGGCCCGGCACACGGGGGTCGCCCGCCATCTGTGCGTACTCGGCGCCGAGGCCGTCGACTGCGCGGGCCGGGTGGTGACGCTGAAGGAGCTGTACGAGGCGGCCGAGGCGAAGGGCGCGACGGACGAGGTGGCCGCCGACGGCCACTGGGGCGGCTCGCCCCGCTCCGTCGCCTTCAACGCCCAGTGGTTCCGCCTCGCCGTCGACCCCGACACCGGCGAGATCCGCATCCTGCGCAGCGTCCACGCCGCCGACGCGGGCAAGGTCATGAACCCGATGCAGTGCCGCGGCCAGGTCGAGGGAGGCGTCGCGCAGGCGCTCGGGGCGACGCTCTTCGAGACGGTGCGCGTCGACGACCGCGGCGAGGTCACGACCGCCGCCTTCCGCCGCTACCGCCTCCCGCAGTACGCCGACGTCCCGCGCACCGAGGTCCACTTCATGGAGACCACCGACGCCATCGGCCCGCTCGGCGCCAAGTCGATGAGCGAGAGCCCGTTCAACCCGGTCGCCCCCGCCTTCGCCAACGCGCTGCGCGACGCCACCGGCATCCGGTTCACCGAGATGCCGGTCACCCGGGACCGCGTCTGGCTCGCCCTCGACCGGCACAACTCCGTTCCGGGCGCCTGA
- a CDS encoding magnesium and cobalt transport protein CorA, translating to MAERRARPGVEPKKYMWRRTTGQPPVNRPRLDTTPPPPAAPTSPGPETASVVQAALYRDGVRVSSPATLAETFRELREQPDGMAWIGLARPTESELLSLAAEFDLHPLAVEDALEAHQRPKLERYGDTLFVVLRAARYLDAPEEVEFGELHVFVGADFVITVRHGAAPDLSGVRRRMEDSPELLKLGPEAVLYAILDAVVDGYAPVVAGVQTDIDEIETEVFSGAPEVSRRIYELSREMVEFQRATRPLVGMLHGLMAGFAKYGTDEELQRYLRDVADHVTHTSERVDGFRQALADILTVNATQVTQQQNAEMRALAEAGFEQNEEIKKISSWAAILFAPTLVGTIYGMNFDHMPELGWGFGYPFAILLMAVVCVSLYFIFKRRDWL from the coding sequence ATGGCAGAGCGGCGGGCCCGCCCCGGAGTGGAACCGAAGAAGTACATGTGGCGCCGCACCACCGGACAGCCACCGGTGAACCGGCCCAGGCTCGACACCACTCCGCCCCCGCCCGCCGCACCCACGAGCCCCGGGCCGGAGACGGCCAGCGTGGTGCAGGCGGCGCTGTACCGGGACGGGGTACGGGTGTCGTCGCCCGCGACGCTCGCCGAGACGTTCCGCGAGCTGCGCGAGCAGCCGGACGGCATGGCGTGGATCGGCCTGGCCCGCCCGACCGAGTCCGAGCTCCTCTCCCTGGCGGCCGAGTTCGACCTGCATCCGCTCGCGGTCGAGGACGCTCTGGAGGCACATCAGCGGCCGAAGCTGGAGCGGTACGGGGACACGCTGTTCGTCGTCCTGCGCGCCGCCCGCTACCTGGACGCGCCGGAGGAGGTCGAGTTCGGGGAGCTGCACGTGTTCGTCGGCGCGGACTTCGTCATCACGGTCCGCCACGGCGCGGCCCCCGACCTGTCCGGTGTGCGCCGCCGCATGGAGGACTCCCCCGAGCTGCTGAAACTCGGCCCCGAGGCGGTGCTCTACGCGATCCTCGACGCGGTCGTGGACGGCTACGCCCCGGTCGTCGCCGGCGTCCAGACGGACATCGACGAGATCGAGACGGAGGTGTTCAGCGGTGCGCCCGAGGTGTCCCGGCGCATCTACGAACTCTCGCGCGAGATGGTCGAGTTCCAGCGCGCGACCCGCCCCCTGGTGGGCATGCTGCACGGCTTGATGGCGGGCTTCGCCAAGTACGGCACGGACGAGGAACTCCAGCGCTACCTGCGGGACGTGGCCGACCACGTCACGCACACCAGCGAACGGGTCGACGGCTTCCGCCAGGCCCTCGCGGACATCCTGACGGTGAACGCGACGCAGGTGACCCAGCAGCAGAACGCGGAGATGCGGGCACTGGCGGAGGCGGGCTTCGAGCAGAACGAGGAGATCAAGAAGATCTCGTCCTGGGCGGCCATCCTCTTCGCCCCGACCCTGGTCGGCACGATCTACGGCATGAACTTCGACCACATGCCGGAGCTGGGCTGGGGGTTCGGCTACCCGTTCGCGATCCTTCTGATGGCGGTGGTGTGTGTGAGCCTGTACTTCATCTTCAAGCGGCGGGACTGGCTGTGA
- a CDS encoding diacylglycerol/lipid kinase family protein gives MGTKRAKGPEDSGAARLLARLAVLAAMASVAVLALALGEGGLVIVGAGLLGLVACAAGVWWFVAHRGAVRLLGALLAVVAPVAVLMVFAHYGVWLTALGLCLCWAAAAASGRAALRRSRPERPWRAIAVPPPNRPVLIMNPKSGGGKVGRFGLVERAEELGARVILLDPSAPADVAALARRAVAEGADLLGVAGGDGTQALVAAVAAEHDLPFLVVSAGTRNHFAMDLGLDRSDPSRCLGALTDGEELRVDLGDVGGRAFVNTVSFGVYADVVQRPEYRDDKAGTVLSLMPDLLLGEGVRRLDAQVDGTVLSDQQALLVSNNPYVSPDEISAGGRRPRLDDGELGVLGIRVEDAAQAADLAVRGTQSTGLTVMTAHRVEVTGGTDEIPVAVDGEALQMPTPVVCTLRPGALRVLVPRDRPGTVAPAPAMNWRLIIDLALGRTERTDDEQIPA, from the coding sequence ATGGGCACGAAGCGTGCGAAGGGCCCCGAAGACAGTGGGGCCGCGCGCCTGTTGGCGCGTCTGGCCGTGCTCGCGGCGATGGCTTCGGTGGCCGTGCTCGCGCTCGCCCTGGGGGAGGGCGGGCTCGTCATCGTCGGAGCCGGGCTCCTCGGGCTGGTCGCCTGCGCCGCGGGCGTCTGGTGGTTCGTGGCGCACCGCGGCGCGGTGCGGCTGCTCGGGGCGCTCCTCGCGGTCGTGGCACCCGTCGCCGTCCTGATGGTCTTCGCGCACTACGGTGTGTGGCTGACGGCTCTGGGCCTGTGCCTGTGCTGGGCCGCGGCGGCGGCCTCCGGCCGGGCGGCGCTGCGCAGGTCGCGGCCGGAACGCCCGTGGCGGGCGATCGCCGTGCCCCCGCCGAACCGTCCGGTCCTGATCATGAATCCGAAGTCCGGGGGCGGGAAGGTCGGCCGCTTCGGGCTGGTCGAGCGCGCGGAGGAACTCGGCGCGCGGGTGATCCTGCTCGACCCGTCCGCCCCGGCCGACGTCGCCGCGCTGGCCCGGCGGGCCGTGGCGGAGGGCGCGGACCTGCTCGGCGTCGCGGGCGGCGATGGCACCCAGGCCCTGGTCGCGGCGGTCGCCGCCGAGCACGACCTGCCGTTCCTCGTCGTCTCGGCGGGCACCCGTAACCACTTCGCCATGGACCTGGGCCTCGACCGCTCCGACCCCTCTCGCTGCCTCGGCGCGCTGACCGACGGCGAGGAGCTCCGGGTCGACCTCGGCGACGTCGGCGGCCGGGCCTTCGTCAACACCGTGTCCTTCGGGGTGTACGCCGACGTCGTGCAACGGCCCGAGTACCGCGACGACAAGGCGGGCACGGTGCTGTCCCTCATGCCGGACCTGCTGCTCGGCGAAGGGGTGCGACGGCTCGACGCACAGGTCGACGGCACCGTGCTCTCCGACCAGCAGGCCCTGCTGGTCAGCAACAATCCGTACGTCTCACCCGACGAGATCAGCGCCGGCGGCCGTCGGCCCAGGCTCGACGACGGCGAGCTGGGGGTGCTCGGGATCCGGGTGGAGGACGCGGCGCAGGCCGCCGATCTGGCGGTGCGGGGCACGCAGTCCACGGGGCTGACCGTCATGACCGCACATCGGGTCGAGGTGACCGGCGGCACGGACGAGATCCCCGTCGCGGTCGACGGCGAGGCGCTGCAGATGCCCACCCCGGTCGTGTGCACGCTGCGCCCGGGCGCGCTGCGGGTCCTGGTGCCGCGCGACCGTCCGGGCACCGTCGCGCCTGCGCCGGCCATGAACTGGCGACTGATCATCGATCTCGCGCTCGGGCGCACCGAACGGACCGACGACGAGCAGATCCCCGCCTGA